GAGCCCGTTCACTTACCTGCACGTCTTCCCCTACTCGGTACGGAGCGGGACGACCGCCGCCAAGCTCGAGGGACGGAATCCGCCCGCCACCATCGTGGCGCGCGCGCGCCGCCTGCGCGCGCTCGGCGAGCGCAAGCGCGCGGCGTTCGCCCGCCGCTTCGACGGCGCGGAGGCGGAGGTGCTGGTCGAGACGACGCGCGACCCCGCGAGCGGCCACCTGCGCGGCTACACGCGCAACTACCTGCGGGCCCGCCTGGCCGGGCCCGACGCGTGGCGCGGGCAGCGCCTGCGTGCGCGCCTCGCCGTGGGGCGCGCGGGCGAGGTGACCGCGGCCGAGGCTCGGGAGGCATGAGCGCCGCGCGCGCGGCCCTCGAGGCTGCCCTCGGCCACCGCTTCGAGCGCCCCGAGCAGCTGGCGGTCGCGCTCACGCACCGCTCCTTCGGCGAGGGCGAGAACAACGAGAAGCTCGAGTTCCTGGGCGACGCCGTGCTGGCGCTCGCCATGTCGGATCTCCTGATGGCGCGCTTCCCCGAGGCGCGCGAGGGCGACCTCTCGAAGATGCGCGCCTCCCTGGTGAACGCCGAGGTGCTGGCGCGCAAGGCGCGCGAGCTCGACCTCGGGCGCTGGCTCCGGCTCGGCAAGGGGGAGGAGAAGAACGGCGGCCGCGAGAAGCCCTCGATCCTGGCCGCAGTCTACGAGGCGCTCCTGGGCGCCATCTACCTCGACGCCGGCTACGAGCGGGCGCGCAGCGTCGTCGAGGCGCACTTCGCGGCCGATGTCCTCGAGCACCCGACCGTCGGGCTCCGCGACTACAAGACGGAGCTCCAGGAGCTGACCCAGCGGCTCTTCCGGGAGACCCCGGCCTACACGCTGGTCGAGGAGAG
The Deltaproteobacteria bacterium genome window above contains:
- the rnc gene encoding ribonuclease III — its product is MSAARAALEAALGHRFERPEQLAVALTHRSFGEGENNEKLEFLGDAVLALAMSDLLMARFPEAREGDLSKMRASLVNAEVLARKARELDLGRWLRLGKGEEKNGGREKPSILAAVYEALLGAIYLDAGYERARSVVEAHFAADVLEHPTVGLRDYKTELQELTQRLFRETPAYTLVEESGPDHEKRFVSEIAIGGRLFGRGVGRSKKTAEQAAAMQALAALARGHTENFG